The Microlunatus soli genome contains the following window.
CCGCCAGGACGCCGAGGAAGCCGCTCAGGACGCGATGCTCGCGATCACCGAGAACCTCGACGGCTATCGCGGCACCGGCTCCTTTCCCGGCTGGGTGTCGACGATCGCCGCGAACTCCGCCTGGAGCACCTACCGCCGCCTGAAACAACGGTCGGAGGCTGCGGCCGAGACGGTCCCGGAGCGGCCCGACCCGCGCACCACCAGCGTGATCGCCGGTTCCCGGCTGGACCTGTTGGAGGCGCTGGACGAACTCGAGCGGGATCACCCCGAGCAGGCCCGATCCTTTGTGCTGCGGGACCTCGCCGCGCTCAGCTACGCCGAGATCGCCGCCCGGGAGGAGGCCCCGCTCGGCACCGTCCAGGCGCGGATCCATCGCGCACGTCGCTTCCTGCAACCGCGGTTGACCACAACCGACTGAACGGCTCCCCGCCGGCAGGCACCCTGGTGAGCTCCCCGACCTGGCTACGCTGGCCGACCGTGGCCACCATTCACGCCTACGGACCGCTCGGTGCCGGTCATGTCAATCCGATGCTGGGGATCGTCGCCGAACTCGTCCGGCGCCACCATCGGGTCAGGTTCTGGGCTCCGGCCGAATTCGGTGACCGGATCGCCGAGACCGGTGCCCGCTTCGAGCCGGTGACTTCGACCTGGGAGCAACTGGGCGGACAACCACCGCAGATGCACGGACGGGAGTTCCTCCGGGCGATGGGCCTGCTGCTGGACGAGACCAAGGCGATGGTGTCGACGCTGGGGCAGGCACCGAAACCCGACCTGGTGCTGCACGACGGAACGCTCACCTGGTGGGGCAGGATCCTGGCCCACCGGTGGCAGCTGCCGGCGGTGGAGACGTTGCCCAACCTGGTCAGCAACCGGCACTGGTCGATGAACGCCTACACCAAGATCAATCCGGTCGACCCGCGATTCCTCTGGCAGATGCTGCGGATCGGCCGTTACCTGCGCAGCCAGGGGATCGACCGGGTCGGCGACTTCATGCAGGGCACGACGGCCGCGGCCCGGATCGTCACCGTGCCACGAGCCTTCCAATATCGCGGCGACACGTTCGACGGCTGGGACTTCGTCGGTCCCTGCCTCACCGACCGCGCCTTCCAGGGCGACTGGCAGCCGGCCGGTGCTCATCACGAGGTGGGGGCCGAACACCCGGTGCTGTTGGTCTCGCTCGGCAGCTCCTACAACGCCCGACCCGACATCTACCGGATGATCATCGCATCCGCCGCCGACCGGCCGTGGCAGGTGGTGATGTCGATCGGCGACCGGGTCACCGCCGCTGACCTCGGCCCGATCCCGGACAACGTCGAGGTCCAGCCGCGACTCCCGCAGCTGGCAGTGCTCCGCCATGCCCGGGCCTTCGTCACCCACGCCGGGATGGGCGGCACCATGGAGGGCCTGAGGGCCGGGGTGCCGTTGATCGCCCTGCCGCAGATGGCCGAGCAGCGGGCCAACGCCGATCGGATCGCCGAACTCGGCCTCGGCGTCGCCCTCGATCCCGACCGACTGGACGCCCCCACCCTCTGGTCGGCCGTCGAGGCCACCGCCGACGACGACGGCATCCGCGATCGACTCGACTGGATGCGTGCCGAGATGGATGCCGCCGGCGGCGCGCCCGCTGCTGCCGATGTGGTCGATCGGGTGCTCGCGGCGCAGTGATCAGCCGGCCGACTGATCGGTCAGCCGCGGCACGTCGCTGAGCAGCCGCCGGGTGTATTCGTGTTGCGGATCGAAGATCACCTGATCGGCCGCGCCCTGTTCGACCATCTCACCCTGCTCCATCACCAGCACCTGATCGGCGATGTAGCAGGCCTGACCGATGTCGTGGGTGATGAACAGGATCGTCATCCCGAGCTCGTCACGCAGGTCGGTCAATACGTTCAGGATGTTCACCCGCAGCGACGCGTCCAGCATCGAGGTCGCCTCGTCGGCGACCAACAGCTTCGGCCGCATCATCAGCGCCCGGGCGATCATCACCCGCTGCCGCTGACCGCCGGACAGCTGGTGCGGGAACCGGTCGAGGACGTCGGCGCCGGACAGCCCGACGTGGCCGAGTGCCTCTTCCATGCGGTCCCGGCCCGCCGCGGCGCTGCCGATCAGCCGGAACGACCGGCTGAGCAGCCGGCGGACGGTGAAGAACTGATTGAACGAGCTGAACGGGTCCTGGAAGACCGCCTGCACGTCACGCCAGTACGCCGCCCGCTCCGGCCCGGTG
Protein-coding sequences here:
- a CDS encoding RNA polymerase sigma factor; translated protein: MDTDRPAEADELERLRAAAVDGDTAALERLLTAVEPLVTRRCARMLPCRQDAEEAAQDAMLAITENLDGYRGTGSFPGWVSTIAANSAWSTYRRLKQRSEAAAETVPERPDPRTTSVIAGSRLDLLEALDELERDHPEQARSFVLRDLAALSYAEIAAREEAPLGTVQARIHRARRFLQPRLTTTD
- a CDS encoding macrolide family glycosyltransferase, with protein sequence MATIHAYGPLGAGHVNPMLGIVAELVRRHHRVRFWAPAEFGDRIAETGARFEPVTSTWEQLGGQPPQMHGREFLRAMGLLLDETKAMVSTLGQAPKPDLVLHDGTLTWWGRILAHRWQLPAVETLPNLVSNRHWSMNAYTKINPVDPRFLWQMLRIGRYLRSQGIDRVGDFMQGTTAAARIVTVPRAFQYRGDTFDGWDFVGPCLTDRAFQGDWQPAGAHHEVGAEHPVLLVSLGSSYNARPDIYRMIIASAADRPWQVVMSIGDRVTAADLGPIPDNVEVQPRLPQLAVLRHARAFVTHAGMGGTMEGLRAGVPLIALPQMAEQRANADRIAELGLGVALDPDRLDAPTLWSAVEATADDDGIRDRLDWMRAEMDAAGGAPAAADVVDRVLAAQ
- a CDS encoding ABC transporter ATP-binding protein; this translates as MTEPTVLFRGTGVTRNFGRGKHLVEAVKKVNFSLGQGQITTVVGESGSGKSTLARMVLRLLPTTEGLLEFDGRDVTTITGPERAAYWRDVQAVFQDPFSSFNQFFTVRRLLSRSFRLIGSAAAGRDRMEEALGHVGLSGADVLDRFPHQLSGGQRQRVMIARALMMRPKLLVADEATSMLDASLRVNILNVLTDLRDELGMTILFITHDIGQACYIADQVLVMEQGEMVEQGAADQVIFDPQHEYTRRLLSDVPRLTDQSAG